ttctccctaacTTCAGCTTTGTTTAGGAAACTGTGAACAGACCCTAGAGGCAAAAACTCCATCCTAGGTCTCGGAGCCAGGAGTTAATCCATCAGAGGCTGGAGGCTCAGGGCACGCAGGGTTCTGCatcccgcacccccccccccaccactagTTCTGTGGTCTTAGTGTCACCTGCTGGGCCTTAAGACCATGAAGGGAAGCTAAACTTAAGGCCCATGAACCCCTGGAGTCCATTTTGGATCTGCATAAAAATGGTCAAATAGGCAAGTTTTAATGCTCTGAATGGTGAGGCACCGGTTACGGGTTAGGGATCTCAGTCTGTCTTAAAGCCAGGATCAGAGCTACCAGGCCTTTCTGCACAGGCTGTAGTTCCCTGGAGCAACACACCCATCAAGCCACAAAACACAAACCCCACAAAATGGGGATGACCTACTTTCACAAACTTTCACCAcgacaaagaaaagcaaactcaACTCTTCTATAAAAGACTTAATATATTTGATTGCTTTAGAGAACTCCTTTCCGGTACAGATGTTTCATTTCATGAAAATGCTGCGATATAGATTAAGGTGATAAATTACAACCTGAAATttcattctgtaaaaaaaaaaaccccaaagaacaaTACACAAGTGCAGCATGAACCCACGTGGAAATTCTGCAGGTTTTCAGTCTCCCCAAATTATAAAATAGCTAGTATCTCTATAGCCCATACCATGTGCCAAGTACTGTTTTTAAGTACTTTACGTGTATTTTTGTGATCTCACAACTACTCCAtgaagaatgtaaaatattacaGCAGATGAAGCAGCTGAGGCacagaaattaagtaatttgcctaaggcTGTTAGGCTCTCAGGTCTGTACTCTCAGAAGTGATGAATGTGGAGCCTTTGGCTAGTGATCACTGAttgctttttttcaaaaaaagaatttagctTTGGGGGCACTGGCTGgattagttggtagagcatgggattCTTgctcttgggattgtgagtttaagccccaagttgggctggaatttttaaaaaagtggtaaaaaaaaaaaaagaatttagcttTAAAGATACATTGAAAAgtgctttatgtttattttacttaggCCAACAAGTAAGTAGGGAACTCTAAAACTGCTCAGTGCCACAAAAGGGCTAGGGTACATGGAAGAGGATCACACACAGGCTGGggagaggaaggtgggaggagggtCAAGGAAAGCTTCACAGCCATGGCATGGAAAGCAGGACTTGAAGGACACACAGTAACTGTGTCTAACACGTAGGAGGAGCTTAACAAAATAACAATATGAACAAAGCCAACGACTCAGGTGACATGAAGAAACCAACCATACAGTAAGACGCACACCCACGAGTGACAATGTCCCATTACTTCAACACCTGGTTTACTGTTTCAGGCTTCAGGCTTGGCTGTCCACACTCCTAACAATACCAAACAGAACCCAGAGgcccttttcttttcctaagaTAAACATCTTTTATTGTCACATCTCATTgtgcaaaaatataataaatcatcTTTGTGAAGAAGTACAGAACATTCTTCTATGGATCCAGGCAAAGGTATGACTAATAAAAATTTCCTAACAGAGGATAGTGAATGCTTAGGTGCATTGATTTTGCGAACTACAGTGACCCTGTTCTCATTATGCGATGAACCCAAATTAATCAACTTTAATGATAATACACTTAAAACTATCAAAACCAAGTAAGGCACACGAGGACTCAAAATTTGTAGGCAAAGCAACAATAGCCTAGAAAAAACAGAATTGAAAGATTCTGGTGAATATGGAATtgcatcatttttatatattaacacTGGTAAGACATGAAATAATTAAAGGAtaaacagaattttgtttttctgaaaaagtAGATGGGAAGGTGTGGTGCATAGGAAAGTGGCTCAGATTCAAGATTCAATTgtacttttcttttaattgcttCCACAATGGATTCTAGGTTTCTTTTTAGGTCTCAGAAATGAGTCTACAATCTACAAAAAATGATACTAACGAATACAGcacaaattcctttaaaaaaagtctgattATACCAGCAGTTTGGTGACATACTGGTAGAGCTGTTCTGTAAAGGCTTCCGAGGAAAACTTTGCTTTCACCCTGGCTCTCCCAGCCAGTCCCATTGTGGCTTTTAAAGAAGGTTCATGGATGAACTTTTCCATTGCTTCTGAGAAGTGCACTGGGTCAGGCTCGCACAGAAACCCTGTGACACCATGGGTGATGGACTCCAAGGGCCCACCCGAATTAACAGCGATGACCGGGCACTGCATGTACATGGCTTCCAAAGGGACGATGCCAAAGTGTTCATGGCTTGGTGTGTAAAGCACACAGGTACAGCCGTGGAGGAGTGAGATTTTCTGTTTGTCTGAGAAAGACCGCAGGAAGGTCACACACTGTGCAAGGTCAGACTGTTGGACCATTTTCTTCAATTCCTGATAGTGGTCCACATTCTCCAAGACTCTTTCATCATAGCCACCTGCCATGATTAGATGGACCTTGTCCCAATCTTGGGATGTCAATCTCCCACGCAGTTTTACTAGGGCTTCCAGTGCCAAAgtcagatttttcttcctttcgtATCTGTTGATGGAAAGGAACAGGAACTTCTTCCCCTCGGGGACGAGGTCATCGAGCTTTTCGGGAGCAGTGGAGTCAAAGCTGGTGACATTGAGAGATGGGTAGAGGACATTGGGTTCTATGTGAGACAGCGACTTGAATGTTTCCTTAAAAATGGCAGCGGTAAACTGGCTGTTGACCAAGATGCAGTCGGCCATGCCTGTGGTGTATTCCTCTATCCAGTCAATCGGGGCCCTGTATAGGCGTTTCAGAAAAGAATCTCTCCTGGTGAGAAGCAGATCTGGGAAGTGACAATAAAACAGGATCTTCTTGCGCCGTCTGGCCAGCTTGAGCACTGGGATGCAGGCAGACACCTGGCCAAAGCAAGAGTCAACAGCAGATACAGACTGGTCAACTTGACTTCAACCAAGTCAAATGTACAACCACCCCCCTGCCTGCTAGTCTGTGGGCTCATTGTGGGCAATGCCTGATTCTGCTTTGTGCTCCCCTAGACTCACCCAGTACAAGGCCTGGTGTAGGGAGGGCTTGCAGACATCTGCTGGCTGTGTGCTAAATATTTAAGGCTGCAAGTCCAATGGTTTCCCTTAGAACAGCACTGTCCGATGGAAATAAAAATCTAGTAACCATATTACAAAGATTTTTAAgggtgaagttttaaaaaatatttatctaaaatattatcatttcagggacatctgggtggctcagtggttgagtgtctgcctttggctcagggcgtgatcctgtagtccagggatcgagtcccacgtcgggttccctgcatggagcctgcttctccctctgcctaagtctgggtgtctttcatgaataaataaaatatttaaaaaattgtattatcatttcaaaatgtaatcATTATCAAAAAAGTTAACGAGACACTTCACATTCTATGTTTCcacattaaatctttaaaatcagatGTGTATACTTACACTGTATCTCAGttcagactagccacatttcaagtgtttaatAGCTGCAGGTGCTTACTGGCTACCATACAGGGACAGAGTAGCTCTACTAGGTTTCTCCAAAAAGGAAGTGGAGCTCAGGCTCTGGAATCAAGACTGCTTGACCATGAGCAAGTAATCTACCCTTctgtatgcctcagttttctcttttataacaTGGTGACAACTGCAGTTCAAAAAACCCCTGTATTGTTTTGTGATTACTAAATGCACAGgtacatgtaaaatgcttaagAAATTAGCACATAGcattactcaataaatgttaatcgTATTCGTTACTAAACACGAACTATGTGCCAGCCATTACTAGAGACTTTCTTGTTGGGTAATCTttacaagttacttaatctctagCTCACTTACCACCTTAAGATTTATAGAAAGATTTATGCCAAGTTTATAGGGAGTTTCACAGTTATAAAGTAGCAGATTTGGAACTAAACCCGGGTCTCCTACTTCCAAactctggtttttttttctattcaccaTAGTCTCGGCTGCCTCATGCT
This sequence is a window from Canis aureus isolate CA01 chromosome 10, VMU_Caureus_v.1.0, whole genome shotgun sequence. Protein-coding genes within it:
- the ALG2 gene encoding alpha-1,3/1,6-mannosyltransferase ALG2 isoform X1, whose amino-acid sequence is MAEKRGRDPEPGPSPSVLFLHPDLGVGGAERLVLDAALALQARGCSVKLWTAHYDPGHCFADSRGLQVRCAGDWLPRSLGWGGRGAAVCAYVRMVFLALYVLFLGDEEFDVVVCDQVSACIPVLKLARRRKKILFYCHFPDLLLTRRDSFLKRLYRAPIDWIEEYTTGMADCILVNSQFTAAIFKETFKSLSHIEPNVLYPSLNVTSFDSTAPEKLDDLVPEGKKFLFLSINRYERKKNLTLALEALVKLRGRLTSQDWDKVHLIMAGGYDERVLENVDHYQELKKMVQQSDLAQCVTFLRSFSDKQKISLLHGCTCVLYTPSHEHFGIVPLEAMYMQCPVIAVNSGGPLESITHGVTGFLCEPDPVHFSEAMEKFIHEPSLKATMGLAGRARVKAKFSSEAFTEQLYQYVTKLLV
- the ALG2 gene encoding alpha-1,3/1,6-mannosyltransferase ALG2 isoform X2 codes for the protein MAEKRGRDPEPGPSPSVLFLHPDLGVGGAERLVLDAALALQARGCSVKLWTAHYDPGHCFADSRGLQVSACIPVLKLARRRKKILFYCHFPDLLLTRRDSFLKRLYRAPIDWIEEYTTGMADCILVNSQFTAAIFKETFKSLSHIEPNVLYPSLNVTSFDSTAPEKLDDLVPEGKKFLFLSINRYERKKNLTLALEALVKLRGRLTSQDWDKVHLIMAGGYDERVLENVDHYQELKKMVQQSDLAQCVTFLRSFSDKQKISLLHGCTCVLYTPSHEHFGIVPLEAMYMQCPVIAVNSGGPLESITHGVTGFLCEPDPVHFSEAMEKFIHEPSLKATMGLAGRARVKAKFSSEAFTEQLYQYVTKLLV